The DNA sequence GCGCCGCCCGGCGCCGTTCGCCCCGCAAAGGTCGGGCGCGGGGCCCTCATCTAACCCGAATCTTTTGGGGATGTTGCCCGGGGCCCTACCGCCCGAAACCTACACGTTTGGGCCGCTGGCTGGTAAACCACTGCACGGCCAGCCGGTAGCTTTCGAGGCCGAAGCCGGCGATGCTGCCCGCGCAGTGCTTGGCGATGAGGCTTTTGTGGCGAAATTCTTCGCGGGCGGCGATATTGCTCAGGTGCACTTCCACCACGGGCGTGGCAATGCCGGCCACGGCGTCGCCGAGGGCCACGCTGGTGTGGGTGAAGCCGCCGGCGTTCAGCACGATGCCGTGGTGGGTGAAGCCGACCTCGTGCAATTTGTCGATGAGGGCCCCCTCGTGGTTGCTCTGGAAGTGCGTCAGCGTATGGTCGGGAAAGGCTTCCACCAGCTCCGGGAAAAAGTCGTCGAACGAGCGGCTACCGTAGATGCCGGGCTCGCGCCGACCTAACAAGTTAAGGTTGGGGCCGTTGATAATGAGAAGATCCATATTTGAAGAGCGAAATAGCGAGGGATTACAGCCCAAAGAACGTCATGCTGAACGCAGTGAAGCATCGCTAATACAGCACTAACCAAATCGGGCACCGAAACGGGAGAGATGCTTCGGCCGTGCGGACGCAAGATGGCATGACGTTCTTTGGGCCTTTCCTTCTCCCTATACTTGAAAACATGACCTGGCCCCAGGCCCTCCGGCAATTCCAGGGCTACCTGCAGCTCGAAAAATCCCTCTCGCCCAACTCGGTGGAGGCCTACGTGCGCGACGCCACCAAGCTGCACCAGTTTCTGGTGGGGGAGGGGGTGCCCGCCCGCCCCGAGCAGGTGACGACGCGGCTGCTGCGCGACTTCCTCAATACCCTCACTGGCCTTGGGCTGGGGGCCACTTCGCAGGCGCGCACGCTCTCGGGGCTGAAGGCATTCTTCAGCTTCATGATCATGGAGGACCTCATCAGGCTTGACCCCACCGATACGCTGGAGGCCCCCAAAACCGGCCGCCACCTGCCCGACGCCCTCAGCTACCCCGAAATCGAAACCCTGCTCGGGGCCATTGATTTGAGCACCGACGAGGGCCTGCGCACTCGTGCCGTGCTGGAGGTATTGTACTCCTCGGGCCTGCGCGTGAGCGAGTTGTGCGAGCTGAAGCTCTCGAATATTGCCGCCGAGCAGGGCTTTATGAAGGTGCTGGGCAAGGGTAACAAGGAGCGCCTGGTACCCGTGGGCCGCGAGGCCCTCAAGCAACTCAACTTTTACCTGCGCGGGGTGCGCGGCCACCTCGACATCAAGCCCGGGGCCGAAGACCACGCCTTCCTAAGCCAGCGGGGGCGGCCACTCTCTCGCATCACCGTCTTCACCACGCTCAAGAAGCTGGCCGAGCAGGCGGGGCTGCGCAAAACCATCAGCCCGCACACGCTGCGCCACTCCTTCGCCACCCACCTCATCGAGGGCGGGGCCGACCTGCGCGCGGTGCAGGAAATGCTGGGCCACGCCAGCATTACGACCACCGAAATCTACACCCACCTCGACCGCGACTACCTGCGGCAGGTCATTACCGAGTTTCACCCGCGCAGCTGAGAGGGCCCCACGGGCCCCTAGCGGCCCACTGGTCCGCTGTGCGTAAATTTGGCTTTTCCGCTGCCTCCCCGCATGGCTGATAACCGCTATAAGAACCCCCCGCCGGACGCTTCCGCCAACCGCCCCGCCGAGGGCCGGCCGGCCGCCGCGCCGCGCGCCAACGCCCCCCGGCCCGCCGCCGAGCCGGCCCCCGTGCCTGCGCCCCGTCCGCCGCGCCCCACCGCCACCAACCAGCCCAAGGCCGCTAAAGCGGCTACCCAGGCCCAGGCCGCCCGCGCCCCGCGGGGCCCCCGTGGCCCCATACCCGGCGTGGTTGGCTTAAAGACGCTGCTGCGCGACCGGCGCTTTCACCTGTTCATCGGGTTTGGCCTGCTGCTGGGCAGCTTGTACCTCACCATCGCCTTCACGTCGTTCCTGTTCACGGGCCACGCCGACCAGAGCGTGGTGGCGGCTATGGGTACCATCCCCACGAAAGAAGCGGGGCAGGAATCGAATAACTGGCTGGGGCTGCTGGGGGCCTGGGCGGCGCAACTATTTATTTATAAGTTGTTTGGGGTAGCGGCGTTTGTCCTTATCCCCATCGTGTTTTTCCTAGGCTACAAAATCGTGTTCCGCACCGCCACCGGCTCGGTGAGCTACGTGCTGGCGCTGGGCCTCTTCACGATGGCCTGGCTGAGTATCCTGCTCGGTTACGTGGTGGTGGCGCTGGGGGCCCCCGCACCGGGCGCCGATCCGGCCCTGGCCCACCGGCTCGACTTTTTGTGCGGCGG is a window from the Hymenobacter nivis genome containing:
- the aroQ gene encoding type II 3-dehydroquinate dehydratase; the encoded protein is MDLLIINGPNLNLLGRREPGIYGSRSFDDFFPELVEAFPDHTLTHFQSNHEGALIDKLHEVGFTHHGIVLNAGGFTHTSVALGDAVAGIATPVVEVHLSNIAAREEFRHKSLIAKHCAGSIAGFGLESYRLAVQWFTSQRPKRVGFGR
- the xerD gene encoding site-specific tyrosine recombinase XerD translates to MTWPQALRQFQGYLQLEKSLSPNSVEAYVRDATKLHQFLVGEGVPARPEQVTTRLLRDFLNTLTGLGLGATSQARTLSGLKAFFSFMIMEDLIRLDPTDTLEAPKTGRHLPDALSYPEIETLLGAIDLSTDEGLRTRAVLEVLYSSGLRVSELCELKLSNIAAEQGFMKVLGKGNKERLVPVGREALKQLNFYLRGVRGHLDIKPGAEDHAFLSQRGRPLSRITVFTTLKKLAEQAGLRKTISPHTLRHSFATHLIEGGADLRAVQEMLGHASITTTEIYTHLDRDYLRQVITEFHPRS